The stretch of DNA AaccacatttcagaaaaatatgcaagaaaTAATTAAGAAGCAACCTGCTCACAACAAAGTTTCCCAAAAAGTTCAATTAGATACTGGATTACAGGAAGAATCTTACTTTAATCAGTGTGAATCTAAATACTTAAGAATCACATAAACATCTATCTGTTATGAAATTCAACCAATTCAGGGTATTTGTGGTgattttggaaggaaatttacacaatattataaatatttccCTTATTTCAAAGTGTCATATTTTGTTTCAACCAATGATTCTTCAACTGATGTACAGATTACTTGGCAAGGTATGGATTTATTATTAATGAGACAGACAACTATTGTATATCTATGACCCTGCCACATCTCCTGTTTTCCCCTTTAGAGAAGTAGTGCCAGGGAGTTTTCAGAATCCCTACTTGTAGCAGAAGAACTGAAAGAACCTTCCCCCTACCATGCAAAGATTATCTTACAAGTGCATCAAGTTTTGGAGGCCTAGGAGAAACATGGACATAGTAAGAAGTACACAGTACTACCATGGATTTCTTTACCCTATCTCCCATTGTGAAAGATGGGTAAGTTCTTCTCACTTTGTAGGTCATttactttcaaaacaaagctaCCTTACACATAAACCTTCATGTTTTAGTGTTCATGACTTTAGAACAGTCACTTTTCAATTGTCTGCTTTTCAAttgttcctgctttcttttgcaTGTAAACAGAATGTCCTAGGCCTGCATCAATTATTTTgttaccataaaaaaaaaaaaccaaaccaacagaTACAAAAGGGTAAACATGTAACCCAGCAGCTCTGATCCAGCAATGATTTTTCCCCAATGTAACATTAGAAACTTTgacaggggagggaagaagggaaaaaacacagcCATCCAGAAATGATCATTCAGAAAGGGTGAACACACTCCTCAGAACAGCATACACTTTCCCAAAATAATTGGATGTTATTATTGGACTTATTATTGGATTTCAGCAATAATTTTGAATGTGAGCAGAAGCTGAAAGAGAACGGTAAGCAccttaagaaaaaataattctttatatCACCGTACTTAAAATCCCCTATTTAGGAATTTTAGTAGTATATACATTTGCACCTATGTCTCTGAGCAGATATAAGAATTGTGCTCCTGTCCCGGGGGCTCTTCATCAGCAGGAATGCAACTCAATATATTAAGCTGCTAGATGCAAGCTGTAGCCACCCTAACATTTCCTAGCTCCATCTAAAGACATACGTATTAATTTTAAGCATCTACCACAGCAGGAGTCTTTCCAACAATGCTGCTTCTTCAAGACTTGGGTCCAGACACAATTCTAGGAAGATACAGTATCTCATATTATGCAGAAATCCCAAGAACATAGCCGAGgggaatggaaaaaataaaaatgtgatggGTTTATTATGGCTGTGCAATGCCAAGTTAGTGCAGTAAAATCTATCCGATGAACTAACCTACAGAAAAACAGTAGAGGAGACAGCAAAAGACACTAGGAGAAAGTTCAGCAATTTTTGTGATCACTGGTACAAAAGAGTAAGACTGGAaggacagacacacacaaaagccAAAAACACAAATTCAAGATAGTCAGAAATCCCAAGCTCTTGTAAGCCAGAAGTGAAGCGTGCTTCAAGATACAAATCCCCACCAAATACTTTTCTAAATCAAGCAAACTGGTGAAACGCACCCAACGACCACACTCAAGCAGTACATACAAGAAAGCTGCAATGCTTGAAAAATGTTCCCCGACAACTTCTGGCAGAAGAGAATGCCTGTGCCTTAAAGGTGAAAATGTCTGGGCCACAATTCCTCAGGAATTTAAAGGAGTGTATTCTAAGGTTGCCTCTCAACTTCCTTCTCATAACAGTCCTACAAAAAAAGGGTGCTGTTATCAACCTTTACTGCTTCTTCATATACTTATCACCCATTTTACGCTCCGTCTCTCCTGGTTTTTATATTGCTCTTCCTACTTCATTCCAGTAGTGTCTGTCACGCCTTCTCATACTTGAGACTACAAATCCTCACACTGTGCTGAACTCCAATTTCCTGCTCGTGCTTCTCCTATGCCTGACTCGCCTCCACCCCCGGTGCACCAGCGCACATCTCACTGCTTCAGCGGACAGACCCCCACCGTGCCGACGACAACAGCAACGGCATCCCAGGTTCCTCTAAGCGCCCGGGGCGCCCAGCCCGGCAGGCTGGCGGCGGCCGAGCCCGGGGCAGCCGCTCCCCCGCCCTGGGGTCCGCCCGGCCTCGCCgcagcccccccgcccccaaTGGCGCCGCCGCCACGGGCCGAGCTCGCACCCGCagcgcccccgccgccgcccgcggcGCTGTCAGCGCTCGGATCAGATACGACACCCGGCAGCCTCCGGCTCCGGGCCCCGGAGGGGCTCCCGGCGGGGCGGCACCGCCCCGGGATGGCGCGCacggggcggcggcggcggatCCCCcgcgggcgggagcggggcggccgCCTCGGCCCGGCACGAGCGGCCTCGCGGCGGGAGCCCCGGGGAACGGGGAAGAAGGGGCAAGGAGCCGTTACCTGCGCGAGACGGATCGCGCTTCCCGCCGGCTCGGCCCGGCTCGGCCTCGCGCCGCGCCGTTCCTGCCGTGCCGACCCTGCCGTGCCGTGCGCGGCCCGAACTCCtcccggcggcggcgccgcccTCACCTGCCCTGGGATccgcccgcgccccgctccgctccctGCGCCGCCTCGGGCCGGCTCTGCAAGATGGCGGCGCTTCCGGGAGAGACCACGGCGGGCGCGGGGTGGAGGGGCCGGGGCGGtgcgcccgcccccgccgcgccgccggccccgccgcgccccgcccggcTCCGCCCCGCTTCGGCCCCGCCGGGCGCCTCTGGCCCGCGGCCGGACCCCACCGCGGGTGCTCCCTCTGCTGACGCTCAGTGCGCGCGTCCGCGGCGCTCCCCCGCCCGtcggcctggcccggcccggcgcagcgcggccccggcgcggaTGGGGGTGGTGGAGGCGCTGGGCGCCGGCGCGGCGCGGCTGCTCTTCTACCCATCGCTGCTGTACACGGTAGCGCGGGCGCGGCTGCCCGGGTTCCGCCGGCCCTGGTTCCACCGCATCGACGAAGTCGTGCTGCTCGGGGCGCTGCCGCTGCGGGGCCGCATTCGCAGGGTAAGGTGGGCGCagcggggcgggccgggccgggccgggaggaCCGGAGATCCCTGACGGCGCCTGTGCCCGCAGCTGGTGGCGGAGGAGAACGTGCGCGGTGTGGTCACACTCACCGAGGACTACGAGACCCCGGTTCCTCTGTTTTTCCCCGCAGGTGAGCCCCGGGATTGCTGGTGCCgcatccccccctccccccagacGGGTCTCTCGTCGCTCTGTCCCGGCTCACATGAGGCTTTAGCCGCCTCCTGCCGTCATCCCGGTAGCGACCCCCAAGTCCTGGGTCAGCAAAGACGTGGCTACTCGTACCTAAGCTGACTTTAAAAACTATGCGACAAACCAGTAAAACGTGAGCATGCGAGTGAACTGttgcagctgcagtggcagggagggacagggagcatGGAATCCACGTACACCACTATACAGGAATGGCTTTTGAGTTGGGAAGAGATCCCaacttccctcttttcctttagCTGAACCACATTTTTTCAGTCCCCTTCAACTACTAGTTTTTGATGACCAGCACTTAAGTTTTCATACATCTGATTTAAAGGATTGACATTCAAAGTCTGTTTACATCCCCTCTGAATTTCTCAACTGTCTCAACAGGTTCTGAgtttctttcagtaaaaaaaccaacccaaaagTTCACTGACCAAATCTGCTATGTCTGTTACAGGAATGGGAGGCAATGGGAGTGGAGCAACTGCGTCTCAGCACTGTGGATCTAACTGGAGTCCCCACCTTGGAAAACCTGCACAAGGGCGTGGAGTTCATCCTGAGACACCGAGCCTGCGGTAACAGCGTCTATGTGCACTGCAAGGCAGGGCGCTCCCGCAGTGCCACCATGGTGGCAGCATACTTAATTCAGGTCAGAAGGAACCTCTGCTAAATggggtttattttcattaaaaaatggaaataaagtgCAGACAACCTTTATAGTTAACTCTCACTTAAGAAGCCTGAGCCCATACAGGTTAATATTCCACGATTTTACAGAGTTTGGACACCCATTTTAAGAGAGGCCCCAAAATTATCTTGCTGTTTTGaatgcaaatgcaaattttgaatgattctgcttttcttaattctttctgTGGAGGAACAGATTGAGGTAGGAATAACAAGTCACTCACGAGTGTAGGTTCAGTGAGCAGATAAATATCCATTTTTGTTGTTCATATTTTCTCCTTGGTTCACTGGAGTGGTGAGCCTTTCTACGTTTTTCCGTAAATACAATTCAGGATCAAGAGAACTCACTTCAGTTTTCTGAATTCCTCTACCAACCCAACTAGGGAAATCAGCACTAAgattcttccttttgttttattaagCTCTCCCTGgaaaattttccattaatgCTGAAGGGAAAATTTTCTCACTAAGTGCTGAAATGTGACGGGAATACCAgtgaagttttttaaaaaaaatttaaaagccagCTGCACTTTTGCTCTGGTCTAGTGGGGCTAAAACAGGAAACTATTCACAACATGAAGGAAGAGTGAGCGAGACAGAAAGTGGAAGGCCCAGGTAGCAACCGTTCCTCTTTAACGGAGGGACTCATTTCATGAATGTGTGACTTGCAGGCCTCTCTGAGAGAAACATCGAGTAAACCTAAggggcaaagcagcagcaaacttTCTAACACCTCTAATATTGCCTGTAGCCTCCAGGAATGTTCCATTAACTGTTGGAAAGATGGAATGGATTTTCACTTGCTGGGTTTCTGCCTTTTCAGCTGCATCACTGGAGCCCTCGGCAAGCAATAGAAGCCATTGCCAAGATTCGTCCCCACATCCTTGTTCGACACAAACAAGTCCAGGTCCTGGAAAAATTTCACAGGAACATGATCACTGGGAGAACTGCATAACATAGTAAGAACTATCAAAATCCCCATCTCAGCTGCtataaaaaaagtttttatgaTCTAACAAAAGCctaagtgtttttcttcttgacCATCAATAAAGAACTGTTAACGTAAATTACAGTAAAGGGGAAATAGGGCTGTTTCATCAAAGCTTTCTTTCCTTATGGCTAATATCTTAGATCTCTTGGAGCCACACATCTTTTCCACACATCAGTGCTGAGCAGAACTGCAATCCACAGGaagttcaaaaatatttgtattttaagcaaagagaaaaaaccaaaatactttgTCTCAGTAGAGACTTTATTCAGATTCTTACCCAAAGGGTTACAGTGCCAACAGAGAGGGGTAGGAGGAAGTGGTCTTATTTCTGTCTGTTCAGCAACACTATGTTATAATTACAGGTGGGGATTTCCTGTACAGTAAAGGAAGCCAATGCTCTAAAAATTATCTCCCTCTTTATACTAGGTGATGACAGAGCAGTAAGCAAGTACTCAGTTGGTTACAACTCCTCTAGGAGAAGTGCTGAATGTAACCTAAGCGTCCTGGGGTCAGTTCTGGCATCTGTCTGCCAGGCCCTCCTTCTGCAATAGGACACAGGAATGTTTAAATGGGAGTATCCCTGGGGGACACAGTGCACGTCTAACTCTGCTGTGACTGACACAGCAGCAACACACAGTCTCCTAGGCAGTTAAAACTAGCGGTCTGGGCCAAGGAGGATGTTGTCCATATGCCCTAGGATTTTTTAGTGGTGGATTGGTTCCAGGCTAAAATAGCCATTTGCTGCCATTTGGGCCTCAAACGCAGGCAGCTTATCATCAAGGAATCAAAGAAATAGCATGTAGTCCATCTGAAATCTAAGATACAACAGTTCAATACAGTTTCAATAGTGCTATGTAAAAGAATAGGCCCACAGTCAGAAAGCCTGTACTTCCTCTGCATAGGTACAGAGGATGGGGTCTTTACTGGATGTTGTGAGCTTGTAGTAATTGGGACTGGTGCTGAGGGTTGCAGGTGTCTTCGAGCTGCACAGCAAGACACGGTTGCTGTCTTTCTATCACTGCGCCTGTTTAGGCCAGGACAAACTGCAGGTTAGTGAGCAACACTTTGATGCCGCTCGTGACTGTTACAACAGAAGTGGCTGGGTTAAGTTTAAAAGTATTTGCATCACCCTTTTTATAGCGGTCGCGAAAGACATAGATGCTGCCATTGCAGCTGGCAATTTTCCAGAGGGATGGTACTGAGCTCCAGGCATCCGGGAGGCATAGCCGGGTGAAGCTATCCAGTAGGGGATTGTAGCAGAGCAGTGAATCCCCCTCGGCCACAACGAACACCACATCCTTGTGCACAGCAGCGTGCATACGCCCTGCGAAAGGCAGTACGTATGGCTTCACGTGGCATTTCTCTGTGTTGGTATCATAGCACTGAATGAGCCGAGACGGCTTGGTGAAGAAGTCTAAGTCATTTTCCTCCCCACCCAGCAGGTAAATGACACCATTAAGGTTTacccctgcagctccagagacTGCCACTTCCAATTGGCTGGTCTCTGTCCACACGTTGTCTCGTACTCTGTAATATATGACAGCATTAGAGAGAGTGTCCTGTAGAGTTTTCCCCCCCAGTGAATATATTGCATCCTTGCTTGGCACGGAGACGAGGGTGTGCTGGAGCCGGTCACGGGGCAGAGGAGCACACCATTCCCAGTCTATAGTCGCATTGTTGCATTTCCACATGCGTCGTGGAATGGAGCCACCAACGACATACAGGTCACTACCATGCTTGCAGGCTGCAGTGATCTGGTGACACAGGCTGTTCTGGCCACTCACACTTATGGAGTCATCATCAGCACAGTGCAGAGAGACAGCGAGCGAATGTGTACGTGATGACTCCTTTCCAATCAGATAGATGTGAACATTTTCTCCAATCACCTGGGCGAAAGGAGAAGAGTGTCAGCAGAATCAGATCTTACACAAACATCAGTGATGCTCAAGACTGAATTCTTCGGTTTAGGACCCACCTGTGGGCCTGAAGGATATAATCTGCTTCCCAAGTCCTGCCACCCTACAACATTCAGGATTCAGAGCCTCAAAGCCTTTTCAACATACCATTCATGTCCGACACAATAAAATAGCCACAGACGTCACTGGAACACAAGTCTTCATGGTTTACGTAAGGGCCAGTTACATCCCTGATGGAGTACAGTTGTTACGAGAGGAATGCCAAACATAGATTTCTGAACAGTTTCTTTGGTAACTGaggtgaaataaattatttgtggCACTGGTCCAATCACCAGTGAAAGCAGCCtcaggttaaaataaaaaaagctgtcaGTGGGGTTGCTGTTTATGACACTGAAAGTATCCTCTCACAAGCACCATGAATTTCAATGACATTTGTATTTTGTGGCTTTCAAGTCACACCTGAGAGCAGAATACCCTGCCCTGAGAAGTGTGAAACCAGCAAGTGCTACACCAGCCCCAGAACATAAGGTCTTTTTATACCTTCAGACTCGATCGCAGAGTCTCTGAAAAGCCCGCTCGCTCCTCCTTGTTGAAGTTGATCCAGGTTTCTATGGCAACTGCTGGATTCTGAGAACATGGAACGCCATCTGCGGTTTGGGGACAGAAATGCATTTACAGTATCTAGACAAAGGTGTATGTACTCGGGAACACCCTTTTCCTGCGGCTGCCTCCCCCCAGTCCCACCACAAATCCTActttctggagaggaaaaacagacaCAGGTCTTTATGGATTTTGTCAGGCATGAtcagcactgccagccagccaactacatgaaattaatttcagtaaCTATCAGAAGACAGAGCTGCCAGATCTTAAGCACTTTGGATGAGTTTCAGCAGTCTATTCACGAATCTATGTCCAAGAGAAAGAGGACAGGAAAGAGAACTTACATGGTGTGTGACGACAACAAATACTTTCTTATTTAATCATTTATGCAAAAAGATTCTGTTATTGAGAATCTCAGCACCTGCCTTTCTTTCTGGCTGGTCCTAGAAACCTATCTAGCAAAAGTCATCTACAGAATGTGTctgagcactgccaggcagCTGACCCTCATGACTGAACATCTGGTGTTGCTGCTATCCTCTTAACATTTGGAAATCCCCAATGAGCTACTAGAGCTTTTCTTAGCTGTGTGACAGTAGGAAACACTCGACAGACTGCATCAAATTTCAATCTCTTTCCAGACATAACTGGAAGTTTTGGTTAAGCCACAAACTCTTGTATTGTCATCATCAGTACATTATCGAAAAGATTTTAGGTATTTCCTTCCAGTTTGAAAGTCAGCAATTATGCCTGTGTTCATTGAGAAGCTTCCCTACGAAGACTCTCTGATTTTGTAGTCTGTTCTCATGACAAACTCTGAATTCAATGATGCTGAAGGCACCAGACAAATTCCAATGCTTTTCTCTATAGTGGAAGGGAGCAGAAAAAGTGTGGCACAAAAGCAGGTATTTCAGCTCTGTTTAAAAGGATTCCCATAAGCTAACCATCACATGTAGTgcttaaatggaaaaaatttgattttgaaattggTCCTAGAGTGCAACAGAAGGTAAACTTAATGAATTACTAtttcatgaaattaattttaatcctTGCCACTAAAAGCTTCCCCTATTTAATTCTCCATTAACTAAACAAAGATGcaggaaatgcaaaagaaaaggagttttCCTACCTTTTTAAGAAGGGGAGTACTTCAGATTTTAATCCATTTAATGAGCTAAGTTGTGGCATAAATGCCGAGTAATGTGATTCTACATATGAAAATAGATGATGCATGGAAAAAAGTTATACTGAGAAACTGTTTTAATTTAGGACCACAAGTGCTGAACTCCATAGTCCTAAAACTGGTTTTTATGTGGAATCCCTAGGAAATTAAAGGTGATTGACCTctactgttttatttcattattttagaggggttttttaatgaactcGCAACTTATTTCAAAAACTTTAGCTAGATAGGTATCAAAATTACTCTAAGTTTATCACAGTTTTTGAGCTATCAGTACATATACTCAATAGGTTCTTGACTGTAAGTTTCTTTATGTGCAATAGAGATAATTTAATGCAGTATCTGTAAAGACTCATACGCATAGCATCAACTCTAAAGGTTAGTTTAAGTCGTATGGATAGATTTGCCAGTGTTCCAAAGAAGCCAGTCATGGTaggtttatttttgtaacagcATATAAAACACATGACACACAAAGTATAGTCACTTACTCAGTTACAAAGAGtaattaaaagcaagaaagaggCACATCTGAATGTATGAGCTGCTTCTACATTCTTGCTTGCTCTAGCAATGATACCtaactgcagaaaaatggaCTTGTGACTGCAGCATCCTGGAGAGGTGACAAATACTGGCTGTACCTACTAGGGCAGCAGATCTTTAAGGATTGGTGGAAGCTGGACCAAGTTGTCCATGTGTTGACACGTCCTTCACAACACTGAGTCATTGCATCCATTACTGTGGAAGGCTAGTACCTTTATAAGAAGGGTAATTACTGTATTACTCAAGATGTTACAATGCCTCTATTTCAGTCAGTTGAGTGCCTAAGTAATCCTAACAATTATATACAATTGTAAATAACACTAAAATAGTCTAAAAATATGTGCTCAAGCCTTCTTACAGACGTTGAATTATTGCATTACTACATTAAATGATTATGAGCTAAAGGGATAAAAAAAGACTTTCATCAGATGTTTATTTCTGGTAAGGcttctttgttttacttttaacgcaaacaaaaataaaaaaaattgttggaagttatgtttaaaaaatgtgtaacaCTTCTAACCTGTTGACTCAGGAACTGCTGTGAATTTCTGACATCCTCTACGTCCCTTTTCTACAGCTTAGATGTTTCACGTCCAGTAACAATTAatggtttggggctttttctgACAAAGGTATccagaatattttgctttgcttagcTAAGTCTCTGAATAGACAGTGATTATGAAAGGTTGGATCTTTTCATCTATTTTGTTCACTACTTGACCAGACTCTGAAAGTCTCTTTCTACGTCCACATCCTAGGCAGTCTGAAGAACTCCTTACCTGTAAGGATGTCTGTCAGTAGGCGGAGAGGCAGGTGTAGGAactcctctgtctcctgcaGCTGAGACAAATGTGACTTTGCACAGTGTTTGGCAGCTGTGTAGAGCTCCATGTCACTGTGTTGATCTGCCAACCACATGACCTGCAGACAGTTTCTAACCTGCACTGTACGGGCCAGAAAACGGGAGCACTCTTCAAAAAGGGCAGTCAGCTGGTACATGTCTGCCACTTCATAGGTTTCCTGCAACTCCTCTGCCCTCAGCTTTACAGTTCCATGGTAAATATAGTCCACAAGGAGCTGAAAGACACTCTCGCTAACGTCCTGCAGCTCAATCACCCGGTTGTGGGCCTCCTTTAGGTTGGAAGTGAACATAGAACgaaaaaagcagctctgagctgagaGGACCAAACGGTGCAGCTGGAATTCTTTGCCTTCCACTGATATTGTAACATCAGCAAAGAGCTCATCCTCCAAGCATAATTTCATAATACCCTGGGCCACACGGCCTGAGTGGGAGCGGTCGGTGAAGG from Corvus cornix cornix isolate S_Up_H32 chromosome 5, ASM73873v5, whole genome shotgun sequence encodes:
- the PTPMT1 gene encoding LOW QUALITY PROTEIN: phosphatidylglycerophosphatase and protein-tyrosine phosphatase 1 (The sequence of the model RefSeq protein was modified relative to this genomic sequence to represent the inferred CDS: deleted 1 base in 1 codon), with product MGVVEALGAGAARLLFYPSLLYTVARARLPGFRRPWFHRIDEVVLLGALPLRGRIRRLVAEENVRGVVTLTEDYETRFLCFSPQEWEAMGVEQLRLSTVDLTGVPTLENLHKGVEFILRHRACGNSVYVHCKAGRSRSATMVAAYLIQLHHWSPRQAIEAIAKIRPHILVRHKQVQVLEKFHRNMITGRTA
- the KBTBD4 gene encoding kelch repeat and BTB domain-containing protein 4 isoform X3; the protein is MDSSEETGGSSAEENYFVNYTFTDRSHSGRVAQGIMKLCLEDELFADVTISVEGKEFQLHRLVLSAQSCFFRSMFTSNLKEAHNRVIELQDVSESVFQLLVDYIYHGTVKLRAEELQETYEVADMYQLTALFEECSRFLARTVQVRNCLQVMWLADQHSDMELYTAAKHCAKSHLSQLQETEEFLHLPLRLLTDILTDGVPCSQNPAVAIETWINFNKEERAGFSETLRSSLKVIGENVHIYLIGKESSRTHSLAVSLHCADDDSISVSGQNSLCHQITAACKHGSDLYVVGGSIPRRMWKCNNATIDWEWCAPLPRDRLQHTLVSVPSKDAIYSLGGKTLQDTLSNAVIYYRVRDNVWTETSQLEVAVSGAAGVNLNGVIYLLGGEENDLDFFTKPSRLIQCYDTNTEKCHVKPYVLPFAGRMHAAVHKDVVFVVAEGDSLLCYNPLLDSFTRLCLPDAWSSVPSLWKIASCNGSIYVFRDRYKKGDANTFKLNPATSVVTVTSGIKVLLTNLQFVLA
- the KBTBD4 gene encoding kelch repeat and BTB domain-containing protein 4 isoform X2, giving the protein MKGSAADCWRSDLCSTMDSSEETGGSSAEENYFVNYTFTDRSHSGRVAQGIMKLCLEDELFADVTISVEGKEFQLHRLVLSAQSCFFRSMFTSNLKEAHNRVIELQDVSESVFQLLVDYIYHGTVKLRAEELQETYEVADMYQLTALFEECSRFLARTVQVRNCLQVMWLADQHSDMELYTAAKHCAKSHLSQLQETEEFLHLPLRLLTDILTDGVPCSQNPAVAIETWINFNKEERAGFSETLRSSLKVIGENVHIYLIGKESSRTHSLAVSLHCADDDSISVSGQNSLCHQITAACKHGSDLYVVGGSIPRRMWKCNNATIDWEWCAPLPRDRLQHTLVSVPSKDAIYSLGGKTLQDTLSNAVIYYRVRDNVWTETSQLEVAVSGAAGVNLNGVIYLLGGEENDLDFFTKPSRLIQCYDTNTEKCHVKPYVLPFAGRMHAAVHKDVVFVVAEGDSLLCYNPLLDSFTRLCLPDAWSSVPSLWKIASCNGSIYVFRDRYKKGDANTFKLNPATSVVTVTSGIKVLLTNLQFVLA
- the KBTBD4 gene encoding kelch repeat and BTB domain-containing protein 4 isoform X1, whose translation is MTFITLSSCLKDCWRSDLCSTMDSSEETGGSSAEENYFVNYTFTDRSHSGRVAQGIMKLCLEDELFADVTISVEGKEFQLHRLVLSAQSCFFRSMFTSNLKEAHNRVIELQDVSESVFQLLVDYIYHGTVKLRAEELQETYEVADMYQLTALFEECSRFLARTVQVRNCLQVMWLADQHSDMELYTAAKHCAKSHLSQLQETEEFLHLPLRLLTDILTDGVPCSQNPAVAIETWINFNKEERAGFSETLRSSLKVIGENVHIYLIGKESSRTHSLAVSLHCADDDSISVSGQNSLCHQITAACKHGSDLYVVGGSIPRRMWKCNNATIDWEWCAPLPRDRLQHTLVSVPSKDAIYSLGGKTLQDTLSNAVIYYRVRDNVWTETSQLEVAVSGAAGVNLNGVIYLLGGEENDLDFFTKPSRLIQCYDTNTEKCHVKPYVLPFAGRMHAAVHKDVVFVVAEGDSLLCYNPLLDSFTRLCLPDAWSSVPSLWKIASCNGSIYVFRDRYKKGDANTFKLNPATSVVTVTSGIKVLLTNLQFVLA